One Phaseolus vulgaris cultivar G19833 chromosome 4, P. vulgaris v2.0, whole genome shotgun sequence DNA window includes the following coding sequences:
- the LOC137837165 gene encoding glycerol-3-phosphate dehydrogenase [NAD(+)]-like, producing the protein MAPALEAQVPQDQESLPQNNNFLNSLNDATHRSKVTVIGSGNWGSVAAKLIASNTLRLRFFHDEVRMWVYEETLPSGEKLTDVINRTNENVKYLPGIKLGQNVVADPDLENAVRDSNMLVFVTPHQFVEGICKRLVRKIREDAEAISLVKGMEVKMEGPCMISTLISQQLGINCSVLMGANIANEIAVEKFSEATVGYRNNREVAERWVQLFYTPYFIVTAAQDVEGVELCGTLKNVVAIAAGFVDGLEMGNNTKAAIMRLGLREMKAFSKMLFPSVKDSTFFESCGVADLITTCLGGRNRKVAEAYARNGGKRSFDELEAEMLQGQKLQGVSTASEVYEVLSHRGWLELFPLFSTVHEICSGLLPPSAIVEYSEKLPRSF; encoded by the exons aTGGCTCCTGCCTTGGAAGCCCAGGTTCCACAAGACCAAGAATCTCTGCCACAGAACAACAACTTCTTGAACTCTCTCAATGATGCCACACACAGATCCAAAGTCACTGTTATTGGAAGTGGCAACTGGGGCAGTGTTGCAGCCAAGCTCATTGCCTCCAACACCCTCCGGCTTCGCTTCTTCCATG ATGAAGTGAGGATGTGGGTGTATGAGGAGACATTACCGAGTGGTGAGAAGCTCACAGATGTCATCAATCGAACCAAT GAAAATGTCAAATATCTTCCTGGAATCAAACTGGGCCAAAATGTTGTTGCTGATCCAGACCTTGAAAATGCAG TGAGGGATTCCAACATGTTAGTATTTGTGACTCCACATCAATTTGTGGAAGGAATATGCAAAAGGCTTGTTAGGAAAATAAGGGAAGATGCTGAGGCTATTTCCCTAGTTAAAGGGATGGAGGTCAAGATGGAAGGGCCATGCATGATCTCTACTCTCATCTCCCAGCAACTGGGAATCAATTGTTCTGTTTTAATGGGTGCCAACATAGCAAATGAG ATAGCTGTGGAGAAGTTTAGTGAAGCAACTGTTGGGTACAGGAACAATAGAGAAGTTGCTGAGAGATGGGTTCAGTTGTTTTATACTCCCTATTTCATTGTGACAGCT GCTCAAGATGTTGAAGGAGTTGAACTGTGTGGAACTTTGAAAAATGTTGTGGCCATAGCTGCAG GTTTTGTTGATGGCCTGGAGATGGGAAATAATACAAAA GCTGCAATCATGAGACTTGGTCTTAGAGAAATGAAGGCAttttcaaagatgttgtttccATCTGTTAAGGACAGCACCTTTTTTGAGAGCTGTGGTGTAGCTGACCTTATCACAACATGCT TGGGTGGAAGAAATAGAAAAGTTGCTGAGGCATATGCAAGGAATGGAGGGAAGAG GTCTTTTGATGAGCTTGAAGCAGAAATGCTACAGGGCCAGAAATTACAG GGTGTCTCAACTGCGAGTGAGGTCTATGAGGTTCTAAGCCATCGTGGGTGGCTAGAGCTGTTTCCTCTCTTCTCAACAGTGCATGAGATATGCTCTGGCCTACTTCCTCCATCAGCAATAGTTGAATACAGTGAGAAGCTACCAAGGTCCTTCTAA
- the LOC137837167 gene encoding uncharacterized protein: MGGVTSSMAAKLAFFPPNPASYKVVKDQVTGLLLLTPFPHRENVEILKLPTRRGTQILAMYVRHPMASSTLLYSHGNATDLGQMYDLFINLTIHLRVNLIGYDYSGYGQSSGKPSEQNTYADIEAVYKCLEETFGTKQEDIILYGQSVGSGPTLDLAAKLPQLRAVVLHSPILSGLKVLYPVKRSYWFDIYKNIDKIPLVNCPVLIIHGTSDEVVDCSHGKQLWELCKEKYEPLWLQGGNHCDLEQFPEYIRHLKKFISTVEKSPSQRYTFRRSMEQFEQPRKSTDVFDVSRKSTDRRDKPRLSTDRPEKLKNLSNNADKLERLRVTFDHIERSRRSVDCLEKSRKNIDHQHEKARKSVDRLERIRT; the protein is encoded by the exons ATGGGAGGAGTGACATCATCAATGGCTGCTAAGTTGGCGTTCTTCCCACCCAACCCAGCATCGTACAAGGTGGTGAAGGACCAGGTAACTGGTCTTCTGCTGCTCACTCCCTTCCCTCACCGCGAGAACGTCGAAATTCTCAAGCTTCCCACGCGCCGTGGAACTCAGATACTCGCCATGTACGTTCGCCACCCCATGGCCTCTTCCACTCTTCTCTACTCTCACGGCAACGCCACCGATCTTGGCCAGATGTATGACCTCTTCATCAACCTCACCATCCACCTGCGTGTTAATCTCATTGG GTATGACTACTCTGGGTATGGCCAGTCATCAGGGAAG CCAAGTGAGCAGAATACATATGCAGATATTGAGGCTGTGTATAAGTGTCTAGAAGAAACCTTTGGTACCAAGCAAGAGGATATAATCTTGTATGGCCAATCTGTTGGCAGTGGCCCTACTTTGGATCTTGCAGCTAAATTGCCACAATTGAGAGCTGTTGTTCTGCACAGTCCTATACTTTCGGGCTTAAAGGTCCTGTATCCAGTAAAACGCAGTTACTGGTTTGACATATACAAG AATATCGACAAAATTCCACTAGTTAATTGTCCTGTTCTTATAATTCAT GGAACTTCAGATGAAGTGGTAGATTGCTCCCACGGAAAACAACTGTGGGAACTGTGTAAAGAGAAGTATGAGCCACTGTGGCTGCAAGGAGGTAACCACTGTGATTTAGAGCAATTTCCTGAGTACATCAGACATCTGAAGAAGTTCATTTCCACCGTTGAGAAGTCTCCATCACAAAGATACACCTTCAGAAGAAGCATGGAGCAGTTTGAGCAGCCAAGAAAGAGCACCGATGTATTTGATGTCAGTAGAAAGAGCACTGATCGCAGGGACAAGCCACGGCTGAGCACAGACAGGCCtgaaaaattgaagaacttgTCCAATAATGCAGATAAGTTAGAGAGACTAAGAGTAACTTTTGATCATATAGAAAGGTCAAGAAGAAGTGTGGATTGTCTTGAAAAGTCTAGAAAAAACATTGATCATCAACATGAAAAGGCAAGGAAGAGTGTGGACAGGCTGGAGAGGATAAGGACCTGA
- the LOC137838248 gene encoding uncharacterized mitochondrial protein AtMg00810-like, with protein sequence MKPLLGLPLPHSNSICKLHISLYDLRQGGRQWYAKLSSFLISNNYTISTVDHSLVLKRIGSNTTVLLVYVDDIVLTANDKAEITYITHVLDQHFKIKNLGNLTYFLGLEVAHNSSRIHLSQRKYTIDLLYETSMQDCAPMPTPMKHSSRLSTTDGTPLNDEEASAFRRIGRLIYLTNTRPDISCSVHNLNQFVSAPTNNHHQVALCILRYLKGNLGFGIFLYNNSSIYLKAYSDSDLATFPDSRKSITGFSIFSGESLISWKSKKQQTISKSSYGVEYRALVATTCELQ encoded by the coding sequence ATGAAGCCACTCCTTGGCCTTCCTCTTCCTCACTCCAATAGTATATGCAAACTTCATATATCTCTCTACGATCTTCGCCAAGGTGGAAGACAATGGTATGCAAAACTCTCCTCCTTCTTAATTTCTAACAACTATACTATTTCTACTGTAGATCATTCTTTAGTTTTAAAACGTATTGGCTCTAATACAACTGTTTTACTTGTTTATGTGGACGATATTGTGCTGACTGCCAATGACAAAGCTGAGATTACCTATATCACTCACGTGTTGGATCAACATTTTAAGATCAAGAACTTAGGAAACCTTACCTATTTCTTAGGTCTTGAGGTAGCCCACAACAGCTCCCGTATACACCTCAGCCAAAGGAAATATACCATTGATCTTCTTTATGAAACGAGCATGCAGGATTGTGCCCCCATGCCCACTCCCATGAAACATTCCTCTCGGCTTTCCACTACTGATGGCACTCCTCTCAATGATGAAGAAGCTTCTGCCTTCCGCCGGATAGGGCGGTTGATATACCTCACCAACACTAGACCCGACATTTCTTGCAGTGTTCATAATCTCAACCAATTCGTCTCTGCACCAACCAACAACCATCACCAAGTTGCTCTTTGCATTTTAAGATACCTTAAAGGTAATCTTGGATTTGGTATTTTCTTATACAACAATAGTTCAATATATTTAAAAGCCTATAGTGATTCAGATTTGGCAACTTTTCCTGACTCACGAAAATCTATAACTGGTTTCTCTATTTTTTCAGGTGAATCTCTCATCTCATGGAAATCCAAAAAGCAACAAACAATCTCCAAAAGCTCATATGGGGTAGAATATAGAGCCCTTGTTGCCACTACTTGTGAACTCCAATGA